In one window of Microbacterium dextranolyticum DNA:
- a CDS encoding MraY family glycosyltransferase: MKFYVLTVVLTSVATLVLTAIVWRVGLRYRLYPEIRDRDVHRTPKPRIGGVAMYLGVLAAFALSSRIPYFQIFWSEPAVIWSLLGAATLIVVVGVADDLWDLDWMIKLGAQFLAAGIVVGFGGIQIFAIPLGGLIVVSSWVSFALSVLAIVIVMNAVNFIDGLDGLVAGVALISNTVFFVYSYMVARDTGASSYSSLASFIAVVLIGVCVGFLPLNWSPSKLFMGDSGALLIGLLMASAAIVFTGNLPTSLLGDNDVFGRSQLLGAFIPILLPVVVVLLPLLDFGMAVVRRMGKGLSPFSPDRKHLHHRMLDMGHSDRDAVLVFYAWTAVVSVGVLMMYLGTTQNWPGDYSLGIVYLLVGVAACVVVTALPSGGGRRRRAAPTPPIDPTHPTGAPVGDPQRNA, translated from the coding sequence GTGAAGTTCTACGTCCTCACGGTCGTCCTGACCTCCGTCGCGACCCTCGTGCTGACCGCCATCGTGTGGCGCGTCGGTCTGCGCTACCGGCTGTACCCGGAGATCCGCGACCGCGACGTGCACCGCACGCCGAAGCCGCGGATCGGCGGCGTGGCGATGTATCTGGGCGTGCTGGCGGCCTTCGCGCTGTCCTCGCGCATCCCGTATTTCCAGATCTTCTGGAGCGAGCCCGCGGTCATCTGGTCGCTCCTCGGGGCCGCCACCCTCATCGTCGTCGTCGGCGTGGCCGACGATCTGTGGGACCTCGACTGGATGATCAAGCTCGGTGCGCAGTTCCTCGCCGCCGGCATCGTGGTCGGCTTCGGAGGCATCCAGATCTTCGCGATCCCGCTCGGCGGCCTGATCGTCGTGTCCAGCTGGGTGAGTTTCGCGCTGTCGGTGCTCGCGATCGTCATCGTCATGAACGCGGTGAACTTCATCGACGGTCTCGACGGACTCGTCGCCGGCGTCGCGCTCATCTCCAACACGGTGTTCTTCGTGTACTCCTACATGGTCGCCCGCGACACGGGTGCGTCGAGCTACTCGAGCCTCGCGTCGTTCATCGCCGTCGTCCTCATCGGCGTGTGCGTCGGCTTCCTGCCGCTGAACTGGAGCCCGTCCAAGCTCTTCATGGGGGATTCCGGCGCTCTGCTGATCGGCCTGCTGATGGCATCCGCGGCGATCGTCTTCACCGGCAACCTGCCCACGAGCCTGCTCGGCGACAACGACGTGTTCGGCCGCTCGCAGCTCCTCGGTGCGTTCATCCCCATCCTGCTCCCCGTCGTCGTCGTGCTGCTGCCGCTGCTCGATTTCGGTATGGCAGTCGTGCGCCGTATGGGCAAGGGGCTCTCGCCGTTCTCTCCCGACCGCAAACATCTGCACCACCGCATGCTCGACATGGGGCACAGCGACCGCGACGCCGTGCTCGTCTTCTACGCCTGGACGGCGGTCGTCTCGGTCGGCGTGCTCATGATGTACCTCGGCACCACCCAGAACTGGCCCGGCGACTACAGCCTGGGCATCGTCTATCTGCTCGTCGGCGTCGCGGCCTGCGTGGTCGTGACCGCCCTGCCCTCCGGAGGAGGGCGGCGCCGACGCGCCGCCCCGACCCCGCCCATCGACCCGACCCATCCGACCGGCGCGCCGGTCGGCGATCCGCAGAGGAACGCATGA
- a CDS encoding L-threonylcarbamoyladenylate synthase: protein MYDLFDCRDAEQLLPGMRKARQAIGRGELVVLPTDTVYGVGADAFSAPAVARLLAAKGRSRQSPPPVLVAGVATMRALVAEVPEPVERLVEAFWPGGLTIVLPAQPSLSWDLGDTAGTVAVRMPAERIALELLEECGPLAVSSANLTGRPAALDVHGAVEMLGDSVSVYLDGGPVSTGRASTIVDATGLVAGSVRPVRVLREGALTRARLREVLGDLLESDPDDDSDAARDDTAVPPGGPA, encoded by the coding sequence ATGTATGACCTCTTCGACTGCCGCGATGCCGAGCAGCTGCTTCCCGGCATGCGCAAAGCACGTCAGGCGATCGGTCGGGGCGAGCTGGTCGTCCTGCCCACCGACACCGTCTACGGCGTCGGTGCCGATGCGTTCAGCGCTCCCGCCGTGGCCCGTCTGCTCGCCGCCAAGGGCCGCAGCCGCCAGTCGCCGCCGCCCGTCCTCGTCGCCGGTGTCGCCACGATGCGTGCGCTCGTCGCAGAGGTGCCCGAGCCGGTCGAACGGCTCGTCGAGGCGTTCTGGCCCGGGGGACTCACGATCGTGCTCCCCGCGCAGCCTTCTCTGTCATGGGATCTCGGCGACACGGCGGGAACCGTCGCGGTGCGGATGCCCGCCGAGCGCATCGCCCTGGAACTGCTCGAGGAGTGCGGACCGCTCGCCGTCTCGAGCGCGAACCTGACCGGGCGACCGGCAGCGCTGGACGTCCACGGAGCCGTCGAGATGCTCGGAGACTCGGTGTCGGTCTACCTCGACGGGGGGCCGGTGTCCACCGGTCGCGCCTCGACCATCGTCGACGCGACGGGCCTCGTCGCCGGCAGCGTACGCCCCGTCCGTGTGCTCCGCGAGGGCGCGCTCACGCGCGCCCGGCTGCGGGAGGTGCTCGGAGACCTGCTGGAGTCGGACCCCGACGACGACTCCGACGCCGCCCGGGACGACACCGCGGTGCCGCCGGGCGGCCCCGCGTGA
- the prmC gene encoding peptide chain release factor N(5)-glutamine methyltransferase: MSTSHEPALPSAPADPLLSDVLRTAASVLAAAGDPTPEVDAELLAAHVSRRSRGELAAISLRGGAFEGDLDEFESLIERRAAREPLQHLTGLAPFRHLELRVGPGVFVPRPETEMVAQLAIDALRATAEPAPIAVDLGTGSGALALAMATEVPNARVHAAENAVPAFLWAKENFAALAPAARLAFIDLASAFPDLDGRVDVLVSNPPYVPDAAIPRDPEVRFWDPPSALYGGEDGLDVVRILSDVGLRLLRPGGLIVIEHGEWQGAAIRELFTAAGWRAAATHPDLTSRDRATTALRP; encoded by the coding sequence ATGTCCACGTCGCACGAACCCGCTCTCCCGTCCGCCCCCGCAGATCCTCTTCTTTCGGACGTGCTGCGGACGGCGGCATCCGTCCTCGCCGCCGCAGGGGATCCGACCCCCGAGGTCGATGCCGAGCTCCTCGCCGCCCACGTGTCCCGCCGTTCCCGGGGCGAACTGGCCGCGATCTCTCTGCGCGGCGGTGCGTTCGAGGGCGACCTGGACGAGTTCGAGAGCCTGATCGAGCGCCGCGCCGCGCGCGAGCCGCTGCAGCATCTCACCGGGCTCGCGCCCTTCCGGCATCTGGAACTGCGAGTGGGCCCCGGCGTGTTCGTGCCGCGCCCCGAGACCGAGATGGTCGCTCAGCTCGCCATCGACGCGCTCCGTGCCACCGCCGAGCCTGCGCCGATCGCCGTCGACCTCGGCACCGGGTCGGGTGCCCTGGCGCTCGCGATGGCGACGGAAGTGCCGAACGCGCGCGTCCACGCGGCGGAGAACGCCGTCCCCGCATTCCTCTGGGCCAAGGAGAACTTCGCCGCTCTGGCGCCCGCCGCGCGGCTGGCGTTCATCGATCTGGCATCCGCTTTTCCCGACCTCGACGGCCGCGTCGACGTGCTCGTGTCGAATCCGCCCTACGTTCCCGACGCGGCGATCCCGCGCGATCCCGAGGTGCGTTTCTGGGATCCGCCGTCGGCCCTGTACGGCGGTGAGGACGGCTTGGATGTCGTCCGCATCCTCTCCGACGTCGGGCTGCGGCTGCTGCGCCCGGGCGGCCTCATCGTGATCGAGCACGGTGAGTGGCAGGGCGCCGCCATCCGCGAGCTGTTCACCGCAGCGGGCTGGCGGGCCGCCGCCACCCACCCCGACCTCACGTCGCGCGACCGGGCGACGACGGCGCTGCGCCCCTGA
- the cysK gene encoding cysteine synthase A, whose amino-acid sequence MSGIHPDITSAFGNTPLVRLNRIAEGLPGTILAKLEFYNPASSVKDRLGIAIVDAAEASGELKPGGTIVEGTSGNTGIALAMVGAARGYKVILTMPASMSIERRLLLKAYGAELVLTEPALGMKGAVAKAEEIAAETPGAILAKQFANEANVAIHRTTTAEEILRDTEGEIGYFVAGIGTGGTISGVGQVLKERVPEAKIVAVEPADSPLLTKGTPGPHKIQGIGPNFIPPILDQGVIDEVVDVEFDDAIRVAREVATTEGILVGISSGAAIWAALQVAARPEAEGKNIVVIIPSFGERYLSTALYEHLRDEPAGI is encoded by the coding sequence ATGTCCGGCATCCATCCCGACATCACCAGCGCATTCGGCAACACTCCCCTCGTGCGGCTCAACCGCATCGCCGAGGGCCTGCCGGGCACGATCCTCGCCAAGCTGGAGTTCTACAACCCCGCGTCCTCCGTCAAAGACCGCCTGGGCATCGCCATCGTCGACGCCGCCGAGGCCTCGGGCGAGCTGAAGCCCGGTGGCACCATCGTCGAGGGCACGAGCGGCAACACCGGCATCGCGCTCGCCATGGTCGGCGCGGCGCGCGGCTACAAGGTGATCCTCACGATGCCCGCCTCGATGTCGATCGAGCGTCGTCTCCTTCTGAAGGCGTACGGCGCCGAGCTCGTGCTCACCGAGCCCGCTCTCGGCATGAAGGGCGCGGTCGCCAAGGCCGAGGAGATCGCCGCCGAGACCCCCGGCGCGATCCTCGCGAAGCAGTTCGCCAACGAGGCGAACGTCGCGATCCACCGCACGACCACGGCGGAGGAGATCCTTCGCGACACCGAGGGCGAGATCGGCTACTTCGTGGCCGGTATCGGCACGGGCGGCACCATCTCGGGCGTCGGCCAGGTCCTCAAGGAGCGCGTGCCCGAGGCGAAGATCGTCGCCGTCGAGCCCGCCGACTCCCCGCTGCTGACCAAGGGCACCCCCGGTCCGCACAAGATCCAGGGCATCGGTCCGAACTTCATCCCGCCGATCCTCGACCAGGGCGTCATCGACGAGGTCGTCGACGTCGAGTTCGACGACGCGATCCGGGTCGCCCGCGAGGTCGCGACGACCGAGGGCATCCTCGTCGGCATCTCTTCCGGCGCGGCCATCTGGGCGGCGCTCCAGGTCGCCGCGCGGCCCGAGGCCGAGGGCAAGAACATCGTGGTGATCATCCCCTCGTTCGGCGAGCGGTACCTCTCCACCGCCCTCTACGAGCACCTGCGCGACGAACCCGCAGGAATCTGA
- the epsC gene encoding serine O-acetyltransferase EpsC encodes MREDVTAARLRDPAARSSAEIAVLYSGLHAIWSYRIAHALWSRGLRFPARALSQFTRWLTGVEIHPGAVIGRRFFIDHGMGVVIGETAEIGDDVMLYHGVTLGGRTREGGKRHPTLGDGVAVGAGAKILGPITIGAGSAVGANAVVTRDAPEDSIMVGVPAKVRSRRSGEDTRALLTTPEYYI; translated from the coding sequence ATGCGTGAAGACGTCACCGCAGCGCGGCTGCGCGATCCCGCGGCACGCAGCAGCGCGGAGATCGCGGTGCTGTACTCCGGCCTGCACGCCATCTGGTCCTACCGGATCGCGCACGCGCTGTGGAGTCGGGGGCTGCGCTTTCCCGCTCGCGCCCTGTCTCAGTTCACGCGCTGGCTCACCGGCGTCGAGATCCATCCCGGCGCCGTGATCGGACGCCGCTTCTTCATCGATCACGGGATGGGCGTCGTGATCGGCGAGACCGCCGAGATCGGCGACGACGTCATGCTCTACCACGGCGTCACCCTCGGCGGACGTACCCGCGAGGGCGGCAAGCGCCATCCCACGCTCGGCGACGGCGTCGCCGTCGGGGCGGGCGCGAAGATCCTCGGCCCGATCACGATCGGCGCGGGATCAGCGGTCGGCGCGAACGCCGTCGTCACCCGGGATGCGCCGGAGGACTCGATCATGGTGGGCGTCCCCGCCAAGGTGCGCTCGCGCCGGTCGGGAGAGGACACCCGGGCGCTTCTCACGACGCCCGAGTACTACATCTGA